A genomic window from Punica granatum isolate Tunisia-2019 chromosome 2, ASM765513v2, whole genome shotgun sequence includes:
- the LOC116196512 gene encoding U-box domain-containing protein 34: MSTSGVGVPRAPLNAIAVAVKGDLGGFSAGGKASRRAVRWAAENLLPAADRLVLVHVMPKITSIPTPSGDRIPVEELDESMVAMYVGEMKLKYEEVFVPFKKLCKSSKVETLVLVDDEPASALIRYVSDAGLRGLVLGSCSANLFARKQRVPTVPEIVLRCAPETCDVYVISGNDLVNKSVGGSRNGASSQNLATLSDEQISRTSSSGESYVHDTSKASALAKLSYVNSRASTHTDHPHRKSLDENRNRCNLQGDLQITCDSTSSSRSEQSDVQAEIEQLRLELQATVSMYERVCEELVHTQNKVQLLSSECLEETRRVNAAMEREETLRKNAAEQKAKHLQALKDVVKGKCLFANEEYKRQIAELNALRESSEKQKIVNALLLGDRRCKRYTKYEIEIATDNFSKAKVIGEGSYGKVYKCNLDHTPVAVKVLRPDANEKKEEFLREVEVLSQLRHPHMVLLLGTCPESGCLIYEYMENGSLEEYIYHQNGGPPLPWSARFHIIFEVACGLAFLHNSKPEPIIHRDLKPGNILLDRNYVSKIGDVGLAKLMSDAVPDSITVYRDSMLAGTIYYMDPEYQHSGTVRPKSDLYAFGMIILQLLVGRHPKGLLLMVEEAVSKGFLGDILDNTVRDWPVPETEELAQIALSCLKLRCRDRPDLESEVLPTLKRLADFANSSQRSGTTNVPSHYFCPILQEVMEDPYIAADGFTYEHRAIKAWLERHKVSPVTKSRLPHSFIIPNHTLRSAIQEWRSRLPF, encoded by the exons ATGAGCACTTCAGGCGTCGGCGTTCCCCGGGCACCTTTGAACGCCATCGCGGTGGCAGTCAAGGGCGACTTGGGCGGATTCAGCGCCGGCGGAAAGGCCAGCAGGCGAGCCGTCCGGTGGGCCGCCGAGAATCTCTTGCCTGCAGCCGACCGCTTGGTCTTAGTCCACGTCATGCCTAAGATCACATCAATCCCGACACCAT CTGGAGACAGGATACCAGTGGAGGAATTGGATGAGAGTATGGTGGCCATGTATGTGGGAGAGATGAAACTGAAGTACGAGGAAGTGTTCGTTCCGTTTAAGAAGCTCTGCAAATCGAGCAAG GTCGAAACTCTGGTGCTAGTAGATGATGAGCCTGCTAGTGCACTAATCAGATATGTATCTGACGCTGGGTTGAGAGGTTTAGTGTTGGGCTCCTGCTCTGCGAATTTGTTTGCGAG GAAGCAAAGGGTGCCAACTGTACCTGAAATTGTTCTGAGATGCGCTCCAGAAACTTGTGATGTGTATGTAATATCTGGAAATGACCTTGTCAATAAGTCAG TGGGTGGCTCTAGGAATGGAGCTTCCTCTCAAAACCTTGCTACTTTGTCTGATGAGCAAATTTCTAGGACTTCTTCTTCTGGAGAGTCTTATGTACATGATACTTCTAAAGCCTCAGCTTTAGCAAAGCTCAGCTATGTAAATTCTCGGGCATCCACACATACAGATCACCCACACCGGAAGTCTTTAGATGAAAACAGGAACCGTTGTAACCTGCAAGGAGATCTTCAAATTACATGTGATTCCACGTCTTCCTCGAGATCTGAGCAG TCAGATGTGCAAGCTGAAATAGAGCAGCTGAGGCTGGAGCTTCAAGCTACTGTTTCCATGTATGAACGCGTTTGTGAAGAGCTAGTCCACACCCAAAACAAG GTCCAGTTGCTTTCTTCGGAATGCCTTGAAGAAACTCGAAGAGTAAATGCTGCCATGGAAAGAGAAGAAACTTTGAGGAAAAATGCAGCTGAACAGAAAGCTAAACATTTGCAAGCCTTGAAGGATGTCGTGAAGGGAAAGTGTTTGTTCGCTAATGAGGAGTACAAACGGCAGATTGCTGAATTGAATGCCCTCCGGGAATCCTCAGAGAAACAGAAAATTGTCAATGCACTCCTATTAGGTGATAGGAGGTGTAAGAGGTACACCAAGTACGAAATAGAGATTGCAACAGATAATTTTTCTAAAGCTAAAGTGATTGGTGAAGGATCATATGGAAAAGTATACAAATGCAACCTGGATCATACTCCTGTAGCTGTTAAGGTTCTTCGTCCTGATgcaaatgaaaagaaagaggaatTTCTCAGAGAG GTTGAAGTTCTGAGCCAACTACGACATCCGCATATGGTTTTGTTACTTGGAACTTGCCCAGAGAGTGGTTGCCTGATCTATGAGTACATGGAGAATGGAAGCTTGGAGGAGTACATATATCACCAAAATGGAGGGCCGCCTCTTCCATGGTCTGCTAGGTTCCACATAATCTTTGAAGTTGCCTGTGGACTGGCATTCCTCCATAACTCAAAACCCGAACCCATCATTCATCGGGACCTAAAACCTGGAAATATCCTATTAGATAGGAACTATGTAAGCAAAATTGGGGATGTTGGGCTTGCAAAACTCATGTCCGACGCAGTTCCTGACAGCATCACAGTGTACAGAGATTCCATGTTAGCTGGTACAATCTATTATATGGATCCTGAATATCAACATTCGGGCACGGTTAGACCCAAATCAGATCTCTATGCATTTGGCATGATTATCCTTCAGTTACTTGTGGGTCGCCACCCTAAGGGGCTCTTATTGATGGTAGAAGAAGCCGTCTCGAAAGGCTTTCTCGGTGATATTCTTGACAACACTGTGAGAGACTGGCCAGTTCCTGAAACCGAGGAGTTGGCCCAAATTGCACTTAGTTGTTTGAAGCTTCGTTGTAGGGATAGACCTGATCTTGAAAGTGAAGTACTACCAACTCTTAAGAGGCTTGCTGATTTTGCAAATTCTAGTCAAAGATCTGGGACGACTAATGTGCCAAGTCACTACTTTTGTCCGATCTTGCAG GAAGTAATGGAGGACCCGTACATTGCTGCTGATGGCTTCACATATGAGCACAGAGCGATAAAGGCGTGGCTTGAAAGGCACAAGGTATCGCCTGTGACCAAAAGCAGGCTCCCCCATTCTTTCATAATACCAAACCACACATTGCGTTCTGCCATACAGGAGTGGAGGTCACGCCTCCCATTTTGA